A stretch of Deltaproteobacteria bacterium DNA encodes these proteins:
- a CDS encoding SUMF1/EgtB/PvdO family nonheme iron enzyme translates to MEGRTPDDIPKLWEATLRSNPKGLDSGATFHPERPNELVPPSLPPHSEDGTIRAKREHVDPPPSVATPPGYAIQTELGRGGMGVVFRAKQDSLDRVVALKEVVIDHPDAVSRFESEALITGRLEHPNIVPIYDLVAVPGGSLAISMKLVRGTVWSAMLHPATEAERAAAAGHDFEARLRVLLAVTNAVAFAHSRGIVHLDLKPANVMVGEFGEVLLMDWGLAVLFVDAGGEEPSKRRLPHKSSLASPCGTPSYMPPELALGAHEDIGPRTDVFLLGAILHELLTGEPPHRGANVLETVANAARGQQPIFASDVPTPLQDICRKAMAAKVADRYASVTDFQQALQRYLRNRESVTLSSAAVRTLESADRKAAEANPGTETALRNAVYARYADAFAAFRQALVMWPENVDAQRGAQKSARALAAFALLHGDLGLAEAQLARLDASQPETKALASSIQNVQALRDSQARTARRTRLGLFGALGALVVLLTGGAVLLHSQAARTQAAATLAEAQLERVRRLADLKRLQDLTASAAKLWPATPERVPEIEAWLASANELVGRAPMHRHTLDDLRTREGHRDGEGRWHFDDEATQWEHDTLSTLDEGLTQFQAVQVAEVSRRLAFARTVRAVSIDQHREAWQHTIEAIAASPKYGGLQITPQLGLVPLGMDRESGLFEFAHLETGIPPQRAADGKLAIDESSSVVLVLVPGGTFWMGASPKGRSDGSPGNRDPDATSIEAPVHQVTLAPFFISKYEMTQAQWVRVTGTNPSVYSIGQRQGDRPITGLHPVEQVSWSESSQVMTRLGLVLPTEAQWEYAARGGTSTIFWTGDDERSLVGAANLADEYGKTHGGPASWVFISWLDDGNLVHGPIGSYRANGFGLHDTAGNVWEWCQDRYGPYTLGVAPGTGERLVTDNPAHVFRGGGFRASTVHAKSADRYGLYAPDFRGFDIGLRPARDLEP, encoded by the coding sequence ATGGAAGGCCGAACGCCCGACGACATCCCCAAGCTCTGGGAGGCGACCCTCCGGTCGAACCCCAAGGGCCTGGACTCGGGCGCGACGTTCCACCCCGAGCGCCCCAACGAGCTCGTGCCGCCGTCGCTCCCGCCGCACTCGGAAGACGGCACGATTCGCGCCAAGCGCGAGCACGTGGATCCTCCGCCGAGCGTCGCGACGCCGCCGGGCTACGCGATTCAGACGGAGCTGGGCCGCGGCGGCATGGGCGTCGTTTTCCGCGCCAAGCAGGACAGCCTCGATCGCGTGGTCGCGTTGAAGGAGGTGGTCATCGACCACCCGGACGCGGTGTCGCGCTTCGAGTCGGAGGCGCTGATCACCGGGCGGCTCGAGCACCCGAACATCGTGCCCATTTACGATCTCGTGGCGGTGCCGGGCGGCTCGCTCGCCATCTCCATGAAGCTGGTGCGCGGCACGGTGTGGTCCGCGATGCTTCACCCGGCCACCGAGGCCGAGCGTGCCGCTGCTGCGGGACACGACTTCGAAGCGCGGCTGCGCGTGCTGCTCGCGGTGACCAACGCCGTCGCGTTCGCGCACAGCCGCGGCATCGTGCACCTCGATCTCAAGCCCGCCAACGTGATGGTGGGCGAGTTCGGCGAGGTGCTCTTGATGGACTGGGGCCTCGCGGTGCTCTTCGTCGACGCCGGGGGGGAGGAGCCGAGCAAGCGCCGGCTGCCGCACAAGTCGAGCCTGGCGTCGCCGTGCGGAACGCCGAGCTACATGCCGCCGGAGCTCGCGCTCGGCGCGCACGAGGACATCGGACCGCGCACCGACGTGTTTCTGCTCGGCGCGATTCTCCACGAGCTGCTCACCGGCGAGCCGCCACACCGGGGCGCCAACGTGTTGGAGACGGTGGCCAACGCGGCGCGCGGGCAGCAGCCGATCTTCGCTTCCGACGTGCCCACGCCGCTGCAGGACATCTGTCGAAAGGCGATGGCGGCGAAGGTTGCCGACCGCTACGCGTCCGTGACGGACTTCCAGCAAGCGCTGCAGCGCTACCTGCGGAATCGCGAGAGCGTGACGCTGAGCTCGGCGGCCGTGCGCACGCTCGAGTCGGCGGATCGAAAAGCGGCCGAGGCGAACCCCGGCACGGAGACCGCGCTGAGAAACGCCGTGTACGCGCGCTACGCCGACGCGTTCGCCGCGTTCCGGCAGGCGCTGGTGATGTGGCCGGAGAACGTGGACGCACAGCGAGGTGCGCAGAAGTCGGCGCGCGCGCTCGCCGCGTTCGCGCTGCTGCACGGCGACCTGGGCCTCGCCGAGGCGCAGCTCGCGCGGCTCGATGCGTCGCAGCCAGAGACCAAGGCGCTGGCCAGCTCCATTCAGAACGTGCAGGCCCTCCGCGACAGCCAGGCGCGCACGGCGCGACGCACGCGGCTCGGGCTCTTCGGCGCGCTCGGCGCGCTGGTGGTGTTGCTCACGGGCGGCGCGGTGCTCCTGCACTCGCAAGCCGCGCGAACGCAGGCCGCGGCCACGCTCGCCGAGGCGCAGCTGGAGCGCGTGCGGCGGCTCGCTGACTTGAAGCGCCTGCAGGATCTCACCGCCTCGGCCGCCAAGCTCTGGCCGGCGACGCCCGAGCGCGTTCCCGAGATCGAAGCCTGGCTCGCGAGCGCCAACGAGCTCGTGGGCCGCGCGCCGATGCACCGGCACACGCTCGACGATCTGCGCACGCGCGAGGGCCACCGCGATGGCGAGGGCCGTTGGCACTTCGATGACGAGGCCACGCAGTGGGAGCACGACACGCTCTCCACCCTCGATGAAGGCCTGACGCAGTTTCAGGCCGTGCAAGTGGCGGAGGTGTCGCGGCGGCTCGCGTTCGCGCGCACGGTTCGAGCCGTGAGCATCGACCAGCACCGCGAGGCGTGGCAGCACACCATCGAAGCGATCGCCGCGAGCCCGAAGTACGGCGGGCTCCAGATCACGCCGCAGCTCGGGCTCGTGCCGCTCGGCATGGATCGTGAGTCGGGGCTCTTCGAGTTCGCGCACCTCGAGACGGGCATTCCGCCGCAGCGGGCTGCGGATGGAAAGCTCGCGATTGATGAGTCGTCGTCGGTGGTGCTGGTGCTCGTGCCAGGCGGGACGTTCTGGATGGGCGCGTCGCCGAAGGGCCGGAGCGATGGTTCGCCGGGCAATCGCGATCCGGATGCGACCTCGATCGAAGCGCCGGTGCACCAGGTGACGCTCGCTCCCTTCTTCATTTCAAAGTACGAGATGACCCAGGCGCAGTGGGTCCGCGTCACGGGAACGAACCCGTCGGTCTATTCCATCGGTCAGCGCCAGGGAGATCGGCCGATCACCGGGCTGCACCCGGTGGAGCAGGTGTCGTGGAGCGAGTCGTCGCAGGTGATGACCCGGCTCGGGCTGGTGCTGCCCACCGAAGCGCAGTGGGAGTACGCCGCGCGCGGCGGCACGAGCACCATCTTCTGGACCGGCGACGACGAACGCTCGCTCGTCGGCGCCGCGAACCTCGCGGACGAGTACGGCAAGACCCACGGCGGCCCCGCGAGCTGGGTCTTCATCTCCTGGCTCGACGACGGCAACCTCGTGCACGGTCCCATCGGCTCGTATCGCGCCAACGGCTTCGGCCTGCATGACACGGCCGGCAACGTCTGGGAGTGGTGCCAGGATCGCTACGGGCCGTACACGCTGGGCGTCGCGCCGGGGACGGGCGAGCGGCTCGTGACCGACAACCCTGCGCATGTCTTCCGCGGCGGCGGGTTCCGGGCGTCGACGGTGCATGCCAAGAGCGCGGATCGGTACGGCCTCTATGCGCCGGACTTCCGCGGCTTCGACATCGGCTTGCGCCCGGCGCGCGACCTCGAGCCGTGA